One Streptosporangiales bacterium DNA segment encodes these proteins:
- a CDS encoding pyruvate dehydrogenase (acetyl-transferring) E1 component subunit alpha has translation MVRLRRFEKRAYDLFMQNLVKGTSHLSLGQEAVAAAFGEAMRADDWTFATYRGHAHTLARGTEMTPVMAELLGRGSGLLAGKGGSMHLTSVEHGMMGSYAIVGAHLTIANGAAWSARLRGTDQVAVCFFGDGTTNIGAFHEALNLAVIWRLPVVFVCENNQWMEYTAIGDITAVPRPAADRAGSYGLTGVAVDGNDVTAMYEAATTALGRARAGNGPSLIEAQTYRHGGHSRADPGRYRPAEEIQAWLDRDPVPTYRQHLLDTGVPEQTVAAIDDDATREIDTATEAAKAAPAPDVALVEQDVWADGGAAWRN, from the coding sequence ATGGTGCGCCTGCGGCGCTTCGAGAAGCGCGCGTACGACCTGTTCATGCAGAACCTGGTGAAGGGCACCAGCCACCTCTCGCTCGGCCAGGAGGCAGTCGCGGCCGCGTTCGGCGAGGCGATGCGCGCCGACGACTGGACGTTCGCGACGTACCGCGGGCACGCCCACACGCTGGCGCGCGGCACGGAGATGACGCCGGTGATGGCGGAGCTGCTCGGCCGGGGCAGCGGGCTGCTGGCCGGCAAGGGCGGCTCGATGCACCTGACCAGCGTCGAGCACGGGATGATGGGTTCGTACGCAATCGTCGGCGCCCACCTCACCATCGCGAACGGTGCGGCGTGGTCGGCGCGGCTGCGCGGTACCGACCAGGTCGCCGTCTGCTTCTTCGGCGACGGCACCACGAACATCGGTGCCTTCCACGAGGCGTTGAACCTCGCCGTGATCTGGCGGCTGCCGGTCGTCTTCGTCTGCGAGAACAACCAGTGGATGGAGTACACGGCGATCGGCGACATCACCGCCGTGCCGCGGCCGGCGGCCGACCGCGCGGGGTCGTACGGCCTGACCGGCGTGGCCGTGGACGGCAACGACGTCACGGCCATGTACGAAGCGGCCACCACGGCGCTGGGCCGGGCGCGGGCGGGCAACGGGCCGAGCCTGATCGAGGCGCAGACGTATCGGCACGGCGGGCACTCCCGTGCCGACCCGGGGAGGTACCGGCCGGCCGAGGAGATCCAGGCCTGGCTCGACCGGGACCCGGTGCCGACGTACCGGCAGCACCTGCTCGACACGGGCGTACCGGAGCAAACGGTTGCGGCGATCGACGACGACGCCACCCGCGAGATCGACACCGCGACGGAGGCCGCGAAG